The Microtus ochrogaster isolate Prairie Vole_2 chromosome 4, MicOch1.0, whole genome shotgun sequence nucleotide sequence CCAGGTCCTGTCCTCAGCATCTGCCATAGTCCAAGTGCCAGGGTTGAGTTCAGCTCACCACCATGAGCCCCAGGGAACCAGGCTAGCCCATCTCATAGAGCTGGGGCTGTGAGGAGCCCCTTTCCTCAGCCCTGGCCAGTCACTACCGTCTCCACAGCCAAGCTGAAATGTGTCACCTATGAAAGCCCAAGGACCAGGACTCAGAGAACTATCTCACGCTGAGGCTCTCGGCCCCCTGAGGCCTCGCCTCCATCACCCACCTCGAGGTGCCATCTCCCAGTTGCTGCGCTCTTTCTGGTgactcctgccccagccttcttgCTTCCATTCAGCTTGTCCAGAACTACATTCATGGTTCATATGTGAATATTCCAGGTGATCAATAAAGAGAAGTGCTGGTGAAGACGAGCTTCAGCTGGGGGGGAAGTAGAGGCCAAAGACCTGGCCTTGCCACCCTAGCTGTCTCTGGTTCTGAGGGCTGCTGTCCAAATGGCCAGTGGGCCAGCACACTCCCAGGGAAACCAGGAGTCCTCACCAGGGGTGGTGCTAGACCCTAGTGGGTCTCTAGTGggtctatttcttttcttttctttttttttgagacagggtttctctgtggctttggagcctgtcctggaactagctctgtagaccaggctggtctcgaactcacagagatccgcctgcctctgcctcccgagtgctgggattaaaggcgtgtgccaccaccgcccggctagtagGTCTATTTCTACAGCACCCTCCTCCTGGCTTCCCAAGTCCATAGCTAGTGGGATGCTACAGACCTGAAAGCCGGTGCAGCTCCTGCTCTGAACTCATCAGGAAGGTTAGTGAAGCAGGGCCCCCATCATTGGAGGCAAAAGCCTAGGGAGTCAGCCACCAGCTCAGAGCCATGGATTGTCCCCTGCCCTGATACCTGCTAGAGGGTACAGATCCTGCCCACGACCCTGGGTACACATGTGCTTGGAATGCAGGCCTGAGAGGCTGTCACATCTGTGAAGAAAGTGCTTCATGGCCTGACTGACCTGTGTGTCACCTGCCCTGTGGCATGGACCAGTTTTCCCATGAAACCTGTTCAGAAGAGCTAATGTCACTGTGCCACTAAATGGCACAACTAAAGGTCTCAGCTCAGCGCAGTCTCACACCACACCCACGAGCTGTTCGAGGGCAGCAGGTGTGCAGAAAGGAGCTCTCAGGGTGTGGCCCCAGAGAAGAGCTGAAGCCCAGGCAGGGCTCACTGTAACTTAAAAGACTGTGACAACAATTTCAAGTCCAAGATACATCCTTTCTCCTGGGGTCACTACTAGTCAGAAGTCCTAATTGTTAAGATTCTACCCTCCTCCACCATGTGAGGACCATGGTGACCTCCCATAGCCCCTTACCCAGAGGGTGCGGCTGTGCACCTTGGCATAACCTGCCAGGAAAGGAAACCACCTGCTTCAGGACAGCCTGTGCTCACTCAGTCCTGCAAGGTGTCTGGCCACCTGTACACACTGAAGCAGACAGTACAAGCGATGCTGACCGTGGAACCACTGTGAAGGGCAGATATTCCCCAGTCCTCAAGACTGTTCTGTGGAGGAACCCTTGGCCAGAGCTAGCCTCTACCAGGCAGGGAGGGCATCTGACGGGAGCACAGACATGATTATTCTGGGTGACAGACTGTGGTGACATAGGCACCAGAGGCTGGCAAGCCCCTGTGGCAGATATTGAGGTCATTCAAAACCTCACTTTCAGGGCTAGAAGGGACTGAGTATCCTGGAAATGCTTATGGCTTCAGGGCCTTACCACATCCCTGCCCCAGAGGGCCACCCCCCCATGAGCTCAGTTAATGTGTACTCAGTCTCCAgagtttcagattttattttaaaacaatagtaaacaatttcatttattttcttaaaccacCTCACACTTGGCTTGTCTCaggcaaaaagtaaaaaataaaaatcctagggaaagaagaggaaacatgACTGACCTACCTCCCTAGAAACCAGCCCTGGCCCTGGCATCTCGAGGGGCTTGGACACAGCCTTTAACAAACACGAAAGGAAAGCACCAAAAACTTGTGCTTCAGCAGCAGGTTAGGAACCTCCacaaagaaaaggggggagggggtgtcaaaCACAGTCCCCAGGGGCTGCTTCAGTTCTGGAAGCATCTCCACAACTGTGGCAGGGCAACTCAGAGAGAGGCCCGAAGAGGGACCCCTTGCAGCTGGACAGGTGGGGATCAGAGAGCCCACACCCAGGCAGCCTCCAGGGTCAACCCACACAGGTTTCTAGCCTCCAGGGCAGGCCAGAAGGACAGGGAGAAATCCAGAGCACACGGGGCAGCTGATGGGGGAGGGTGTCAGCACAGCCACACTGCCAGAATCCTAGCTCCTGGTTCCTGCTTTGTTCAAGTGGGAATGAAGACAGATGCTACTGGATGGCCAGACAAAAGGAGCTGTAAACGCTTGGGTGTGCTTACCCATATGTGCAGGCTCTTTTGTCGGGAAGGGATTACTGTCTTGGGGATAGAGGACCAGAGAAAGCCCTTGTGATGTTGGGTTGATATAGGGAAGAACACAATGATAGCAGCCGACAGATGGGTGCTCACTCTGGGCCCTGCTCCCAGACAAGGAAACACTGACAAGGTTCTGGAATGGCAATGGTGGCAGGGAGAGCAGGGGATGCTCACTCATGGGCTCCAGGCCCCAGGGCTCCACTCAGGTCCAACAGGAGGCAGGCTGTCCAACCTGTGGCTCAGGGCACAGCCTGGGAGCTGACCTGGGCCCCTCTGTACACAGGGCAGCCACCGCAGAGCAGCCTCTTCAGCCCAGACTCCATAATCCCAAAAAATAAATAGTGTGCACTCGCCACCTGGAGTTCCTGGTCTCAAGACCAGAGGACCGAGCCCCCATGCTCTATCCAACCCAGGGCCCATGCCAAGAGCACTTTCCACCCAGTCAGGAGCGGACAGCAGCAGAACCAGGGTCTCTGGCCATGTGACCCACAGGGAGCAGGCCCTCCCAGGGTCCTCGCTGAGGGCCTGACTCAGCCCTTTGGTCCACCATGTCCattaaaattaaagtaagaaagaaaaaggctccACTTGGTGACTTGGGTCTGTAGAGGTCTCTGCTTCACCCCTCCGTCCATCATCATGTCCATCCATCATGCAAGGCATGGTACAGGCCAGATTCGGAGGCTTGACCCAGCAACACCCACCAGTCACTGCAATTTTGTTCCCAGCTTGCGTTGTCTGTTCCTGCAAAATGGGACTGGCTTAGATGTGGGGATGCCTGGTATTGAGTGGCAGGCCCCACAGCTATTCTCCCTCCCTGCTCAGTCTCAACGAGACAGGTCAATGCCCAACCATACCCACCCTGGCCAGGGCCAGGGCAATCAGAGCTCCTGCCATGGGCTGGAACCTGAAAAGGGCCAGCATTAGGCTGGGCTGTATCATGATGGCCCAGGTTTGGAACTCAGGAATTGAATAAGGGGATGGCAAGATAGGGCTGGGTCAAGACGAGAAAGGTCAGTGATACTTGTCTGGGTCTGTCTATTTGTGGGGAGTTCTGCTGCTACCCCCAAAGCAGCTACAAAAAGGTGGTATGCTCTTCTGGAGGTAGGTATGCAAGCAGAGGAAGGTATACTCAAGGGGGCTGCCTGGGAGGAAGCATCTACTTGGAGGGACACAGGAAGAATCACCGCTGTGCTCTGGAGGGGGCTAGCTGAGGCTCAGACATAACAGTGCTCAGGTAAGGTACCTGCACAATTAGAAAGTTAACTGTGGCCCCAGCCCTTCCATCCTCACAGATCCCTGCTGCTTTGACCACCAGAAGGGTGGGAACATGGCTGTCTCACTGTGCTCAGCCCCTGCACAAAGCCTGACACGGAGCAGGTGCCAGGGAGAGCAGAGGATGAAGGCAGGTGGCAGCTGGCAGGAAAGCAGGGCTGAGCAGGGCTGAGCAGGGCTGGCTACTCTGGAGCCAGGTGGGGAGCTGAGCCTGAGGCATCTGGGGCCTTTCTGTCACTAATGGGATTGCCCTGCCCTAACCCTCAAATCCCCTTTCCTCATGGATCCCAGGCTTTGCCCTCAAGCTCATTAGGATAATGCGGACCTTGATGTCCTAACACTTCTCCTAGCTGCCAGACACCCACACTGTCCACACTGCCCAGTGGCATCCTCTGGAGCCTGACCTGCCTCAGCTCTGCTCAGAGTTTAGGGAGCGGCTGGCCTCCACCTTTGAAGAACTCCACCCCAGACTGGGGAAGAGTTAAGTAGAAGAGTGTGAGTCAGGAGACACCGAAGTCCAGCTTTGCCCTGACTTGTGCTCAGCTTCGAGATGGCCCAGTGTACCCCAGCCTACCAGCTAACAGAACTgaagagttctaggacagccacacTCGTGTGCCCTGAAAACCCGAGGCCcagctctgtgtctgtgctggggAGGATGAATGCTCACATTGGGCCAGCGTAACCAGCTCCCCACCCACTCACAGACAGAGCCCAGGCAagtggctccctcctctctgggcctcactttttccatttgaaaacacTGGTGCATAGAGAAATTCTGGGTCAGAATGGAAGCAAGTATCTAGCTTTGGAGGAACCTTCCAAATGGAGGACAGTGTAGAGTGACTGCTGTCCCATGAACTCACCTGGCTTCTGCCCTGGTTACTGTGTACTCAAACCAGAGCACATTGGGAATGAGGCTCGTGTCCCGGATGAGTAAAAACTCGGAgatgggcctggagagacagaTACCCAAAAACCAGGGCCATGGTGAGGGCATGAGCCTACCACCAAGCCAGATATCCCAACAGTTCCTGGagccctccagcctcctccactgCTCCATGAGACTCTTGCTGCCTCCTGAGTCTCTAAGTGCAGAAGCAAGGACAGATGATGGCACTCTGGCTGCTAAGCCTGCGAGGCCCAGAAGCCCCTGGGGGAGGCAACAGCAGGAGAGTGGGTGTTACAGCCTCATGCCACCAGAGGTCCAGGCACTGGGCCATCCCGGACACCAGGCTCTCCAAAGATGGTCACACCTGCAGGAGGGGCAGGGACAAGGTGctgggaagggatggggaatTGGTTACCAGGCTGCTATCCTGGGGAACAGTGGGGTGAGGACTTCTTGGGTGAAGATGAACCAAGCGATGGCCATGAGGCTTCCAGCAATACCCCCATAGAGTACCTGGCTCCAGGTGTGGTACAGCAGGTAGACCCTGCGATAAAGCCAGAGGGAAATTCATGAGAACCAACCAGGGATGGGCTTGCACGATAGCCCTGCCCAAGGGCCAGTTCCTCGGCCCCTGGGTGTGCAGATGTGAAGACTCAAATGGAAGAGGCACTTTCAGAATTGCAGCAGGGACGCAGGAGCAGCCCATGCATCTCCagatctgcctccttcctggTCAGTGCTTAAACTGGAGCCTGTCTTCAAGGGTGCATCCCTCCTACCCCCGCCCCACCAGGAAGCTGGGGACAAATGGCTAATACAAGAAGCTGCTGTTGCAGCTTACCCTGCTGTTAGACAGGGCAGCTGGAGCCTCTGGGCCCAGGGGTCACAGAGACTATTCAAAAGAGACCAAGAACCTAGCAGGACCCCAGTGGGCAGGCTGCAGGATGGGGCTCCTTCCTTCATACCTGCTATAAGAGACGAGAAAGGCTGCAGTGAGGAGCCCCAGGGAGAGCAGGTGCCTCCACAGCAAGTCCAAGAACCTGGCGTTATTTGTCTGGTGCATTCTGGAAAAAGAGGTACATCAGATAGTCTCAGCCCACAGCCTGAACAAGGGCCTCCCAACGGCCCCCgagcaggggtgggagtggggcaaGAAGCTCACCTTAAATACAGGAACAGGAAGGAATAGACAGAGAAGAACCACATAAACTGGGAGTGGCTGGAGGGCATCCCGTACTTAGTGCCCACTGCCGTGTGTGGGcctgggggagaagaaaagaacagggcATCATGGGAGGACATGGGCTTCCTCATAATGTCCaacatgaagccctgggtcctTGAACTCCCAGCCCTACCTCCACAGGGCCGAGGCTCCTGGATGACGTGTTTGATCAGCCAGTTGACACCTTCATTGAGTCCCAGGCCCCCGAGGAATGAAATCTGCTGGGAAAAATGGGCACTCAGTTGGGCCTCTGCATACCTTCTGGCTGCCACCCAATCCCCATGATCATGGCCTCTGATTGGACAGCTCAAACCATGAGTAAACAACTAGGAGACCCTATAACCTTGCAGACCAAAAGAGGGTTCTGGGCAAAAAGACTGAAAGAGGGTGGGGCCGGAACTCACCGTGTGTAGCTCCCGCTTGAATATGATGAGGGtcaaaaaaccaacaataacaaagaTAGGGCTGAGGCTCAGGTAGGCAAGGATGTGGCCAAAGAGATCACCTGTAGGGACAGAGGAACAGGATGAGACAGGGCATGGGTATCAGAAGAGGGGTCAGTTCTCTGAAAGTCAGCAGGGCCTAACAAAAGAGGCGGTCCCAGAGTGCAGGGCCACAGCCATGGACCCTGGTTGATGGAAGGGGTGCATCACCAACCAGGAAAGACCACACGCCATGAGTTTTGAGAAGGTGCCTCTTTGCCCCCATCTTACAGAAGGAACTAAGTCTCAGCATGGCTATGTGCCTTGCTCAAGCAGCATAACCTGAGAGAGGTGGAACCTGGATGAACCCCAGTCTCTGGCCTGGTCTAGAGACCATACACATCGCTCTGTCAGAGGGGGAGTCTGAACCCCAAGGTGCAACATGCTGCACATGTCTGGGCTGCAGGTGGGGCTGGGTCTTCTGGAGAAGTCTGTGCTCTTCCAGACACCAGATACAGAGAGAGGCACTCAGGAGACTCCAGTAGAGCCAGCTCAAAGTGGCCACCCACAAAGTCAACAGATTCTCAGAGCCTTGCCGCAGTAAGACATTGGTTTTTCCACTCCCGCTAAAGACTGGATGGACCAGGTGAGGACCACTGGACTCTCTGAGGGTCAGAGGCTGATGCTAAGAGTACAGTCATGGTCCCTTGCTCACAGGCAAGGCTCCAAAGGCCACTCACCATGGAGACAAAGTGGCTAATTAAGGAACCATCGTTCACTTCCTTAGCAGCCTGAGCTGCTTGCAGGAACTCAGGTAAGGACTTTACCTCCCTAGACCACCACagtctctcctgtgtgtgtgtggggggggggcatcttcCCCACAGCTAAGAAGAAGCGGTGTAAAAATGCCTAGCATGGTCTCTGTCACACAGGGCACTCCCACAGTGGGGCTCACAGGGGCTGGGGGTACCCAGTATGGGAAATGGCACATAGCAGAAGACTGGCCTTATACAAGCAGGCAGGTtcccacagagggcagagagaagatTCCAGGCCTTAAGAGATAGATGCACATATTCCTTACCTGACTTAAGTTGGCCAGTAACCCAAGTTCAAAGGCTCATGTTGCATGGTCCCACTAGGGAATACTGAGTGAGTACCCACCCTTCTCTGAGCCCATGTCTCCCCAGGCCTGAGGTTCTGACACAACTCAAATGGTAATGGCTGGGCCATGAGAACAGGGCATGACAAGGGCCCCTGAACCTCTGACCAAATCCTCAGGTTGCCTTACAGCAAGCAAGACCTTCAGGCTCCCTGTACCCACTGCTAGGGACCCTGGCCACCCTTCCCCTGTCCTCGGGAAGTGTTTTCTTAGGCCCCACCTACCGGGCTCTGCACAGTCCTGGCCCTGCACAGTCCTGGCTCTGCACAGTCCTGGCCCACTTCCCCCCAGCCTCTGCTCCAGTTGCAGGATGGAACTCCAGGTCCCCAAGCACACTGTGCTGTCCTACTTCTGCACCCATGCACACGTGGGCTCCTCCACCTGGGCTGCGGCCTAGGGGAATGCAACAAACCAAGCGAAGACCCAGCACAGCCCCAGACCGCACAAAGCCCTCAGCCTGAGGCAGGCCTGCGACTGGGCCAAGGCTCATGAGCCACTAGTTAGATCGGTAGCTGGGGGTGGGTGCCTCTCTCTGCACACTTACACTTCAGGTCTCATGAGGGTAGTGACCATATCTCTGCACCCC carries:
- the Dolpp1 gene encoding dolichyldiphosphatase 1 isoform X1, producing the protein MAADGQCSLPASWLPVTLTHVEYPAGDLFGHILAYLSLSPIFVIVGFLTLIIFKRELHTISFLGGLGLNEGVNWLIKHVIQEPRPCGGPHTAVGTKYGMPSSHSQFMWFFSVYSFLFLYLRMHQTNNARFLDLLWRHLLSLGLLTAAFLVSYSRVYLLYHTWSQVLYGGIAGSLMAIAWFIFTQEVLTPLFPRIAAWPISEFLLIRDTSLIPNVLWFEYTVTRAEARNRQRKLGTKLQ
- the Dolpp1 gene encoding dolichyldiphosphatase 1 isoform X2, with protein sequence MAADGQCSLPASWLPVTLTHVEYPAGDLFGHILAYLSLSPIFVIVGFLTLIIFKRELHTISFLGGLGLNEGVNWLIKHVIQEPRPCGGPHTAVGTKYGMPSSHSQFMWFFSVYSFLFLYLRMHQTNNARFLDLLWRHLLSLGLLTAAFLVSYSRVYLLYHTWSQVLYGGIAGSLMAIAWFIFTQEVLTPLFPRIAAWNRQRKLGTKLQ